In Rhizobium sp. N324, a single genomic region encodes these proteins:
- the trpB gene encoding tryptophan synthase subunit beta: MNETPKPNSFRSGPDEDGRFGIYGGRFVAETLMPLILDLQDEWDRAKNDPAFQAELKHLGAHYIGRPSPLYFAERLTAELGGAKIYFKREELNHTGSHKINNCIGQILLAKRMGKTRIIAETGAGQHGVASATVAARFGLPCVVYMGATDVERQAPNVFRMKLLGAEVKPVTAGSGTLKDAMNEALRDWVTNVEDTYYLIGTAAGPHPYPEMVRDFQSVIGTEAKEQMLAAEGRPPDLVVAAVGGGSNAIGIFHPFLDDPTVKIVGVEAGGKGLQGDEHCASITAGSPGVLHGNRTYLLQDGDGQIKEGHSISAGLDYPGIGPEHSWLNDTGRVDYVPIMDHEALEAFQTLTRLEGIIPALEPSHAIAEVIKRAPKMGKDEIILMNLSGRGDKDIFTVGKILGMGL, encoded by the coding sequence GTGAACGAAACGCCTAAACCGAATTCCTTCCGTTCCGGGCCTGACGAAGACGGCCGTTTCGGCATTTATGGCGGTCGTTTCGTTGCCGAAACATTGATGCCGTTGATCCTCGATCTGCAGGACGAGTGGGACAGGGCCAAGAACGATCCGGCATTCCAGGCCGAGTTGAAGCATCTTGGCGCCCATTATATCGGCCGCCCGAGCCCGCTCTATTTCGCCGAGCGGCTGACGGCCGAACTCGGCGGCGCGAAGATTTATTTCAAGCGCGAGGAACTGAACCACACCGGTTCGCATAAGATCAACAATTGCATCGGCCAGATCCTGCTGGCCAAGCGCATGGGCAAGACCCGGATCATCGCCGAAACCGGCGCCGGTCAGCACGGTGTCGCTTCCGCCACCGTTGCCGCCCGCTTCGGCCTTCCCTGTGTCGTCTATATGGGCGCTACCGACGTCGAGCGTCAGGCGCCGAACGTTTTCCGCATGAAGCTGCTCGGCGCCGAGGTCAAACCGGTGACGGCGGGCAGCGGCACGCTGAAGGACGCCATGAACGAGGCGCTTCGCGACTGGGTCACCAATGTCGAGGATACCTACTACCTGATCGGAACGGCGGCCGGTCCGCATCCCTATCCGGAGATGGTCCGCGATTTTCAGTCGGTGATCGGCACGGAAGCGAAAGAGCAAATGCTGGCAGCCGAGGGCCGCCCGCCGGATCTCGTCGTCGCTGCCGTCGGCGGCGGTTCGAACGCGATCGGCATTTTCCATCCTTTCCTCGATGATCCGACAGTGAAGATCGTCGGCGTCGAAGCCGGCGGCAAGGGCCTGCAAGGCGACGAACATTGCGCCTCGATCACCGCCGGTTCGCCTGGCGTGCTGCACGGCAACCGCACCTACCTGCTGCAGGATGGCGACGGCCAGATCAAGGAAGGCCATTCGATTTCGGCCGGTCTCGATTATCCCGGCATCGGCCCCGAGCATTCCTGGCTGAACGATACCGGTCGCGTCGACTATGTACCGATCATGGATCACGAAGCCCTCGAGGCCTTCCAGACTCTGACCCGTCTCGAAGGCATCATCCCGGCGCTCGAACCCTCGCACGCGATTGCCGAGGTGATCAAGCGCGCACCGAAGATGGGCAAGGACGAGATCATCCTGATGAACCTCTCCGGCCGCGGCGACAAGGATATTTTCACCGTCGGCAAGATTCTGGGAATGGGACTGTAA
- the trxA gene encoding thioredoxin, translating to MATVKVDINNFQSEVLESAEPVVVDFWAEWCGPCKMIAPSLEEISVEMEGKVKVAKLNIDENPELAAQFGVRSIPTLAIFKGGEVADISVGAKPKTALSNWISNAA from the coding sequence ATGGCTACCGTGAAAGTCGATATCAACAACTTCCAGTCGGAAGTTCTGGAATCCGCAGAACCCGTCGTCGTCGATTTCTGGGCTGAATGGTGCGGCCCATGCAAGATGATTGCGCCGAGCCTTGAAGAAATCTCCGTCGAGATGGAAGGCAAGGTCAAGGTCGCCAAGCTGAATATCGATGAGAATCCGGAACTCGCCGCACAGTTCGGCGTCCGCTCCATTCCGACGCTGGCGATCTTCAAGGGCGGCGAAGTTGCCGACATCTCGGTCGGCGCCAAGCCGAAGACCGCGCTTTCGAACTGGATTTCGAACGCTGCCTGA
- the trpA gene encoding tryptophan synthase subunit alpha: MTARMDKRFAELKAEGRPALVTYFMGGDPDYDTSLGIMKALPEAGSDIIELGMPFSDPMADGPAIQLAGQRALKAGQTLKKTLQLAADFRKTNDATPIVMMGYYNPIYIYGVETFLDDALAAGIDGLIVVDLPPEMDDELCIPAIRKGINFIRLATPTTDEKRLPKVLKNTSGFVYYVSMNGITGSALPDPSLVSGAVERIKQHTKLPVCVGFGVKTAEHAKVIGGSADGVVVGTAIVNQVATSLTSDGKATADTVQAVATLVRGLSTGTRSARLVAAE, translated from the coding sequence ATGACCGCACGCATGGACAAACGCTTCGCCGAACTGAAGGCCGAGGGCCGTCCGGCGCTTGTGACCTATTTCATGGGCGGCGATCCTGATTACGACACCTCGCTCGGCATCATGAAGGCGCTGCCGGAAGCGGGCTCCGACATCATCGAGCTCGGCATGCCCTTTTCCGATCCGATGGCCGACGGCCCGGCGATCCAGCTCGCCGGCCAGCGGGCGCTGAAAGCCGGCCAGACGCTGAAGAAGACACTGCAGCTGGCGGCCGATTTCCGCAAGACCAACGACGCCACGCCGATCGTCATGATGGGCTACTACAACCCGATCTATATTTACGGCGTCGAGACCTTCCTCGACGACGCGCTCGCTGCCGGCATCGACGGCCTGATCGTCGTCGATCTGCCGCCTGAAATGGACGACGAACTCTGCATCCCGGCGATCCGCAAAGGCATCAATTTCATTCGCCTGGCGACGCCGACGACGGATGAGAAGCGCCTGCCGAAGGTTTTGAAGAACACCTCCGGCTTCGTCTATTACGTCTCGATGAACGGCATCACCGGTTCGGCGCTGCCGGATCCGTCGCTGGTCTCGGGCGCGGTCGAACGCATCAAGCAGCATACCAAGCTGCCCGTCTGCGTCGGCTTCGGCGTCAAGACGGCGGAACATGCCAAGGTCATCGGCGGTTCGGCGGACGGCGTGGTCGTCGGCACCGCCATCGTCAATCAGGTCGCCACCAGCCTGACGAGTGACGGCAAGGCAACCGCCGACACGGTTCAGGCTGTTGCCACGCTGGTGCGCGGCCTTTCCACGGGAACCCGTTCCGCGCGCCTTGTTGCTGCCGAATAG
- the accD gene encoding acetyl-CoA carboxylase, carboxyltransferase subunit beta, whose translation MNWITNYVRPRINSMLGRREVPENLWIKCPETGEMVFHKDLEGNKWVIPASGYHMKMPAKARLADLFDNGDYESLPQPKVAQDPLKFRDSKKYSDRLRDSRLKTEQEDTILAGLGKVQGLKLVAVVHEFNFIGGSLGMAAGEAIVKAFERATSEKCPLVMFPASGGARMQEGILSLMQLPRTTVAVDLLKESGQPYIVVLTNPTTGGVTASYAMLGDIHLAEPGAEIGFAGKRVIEQTLREKLPEGFQTSEYLLEHGMVDMVVKRHDIPETLARVLKILTKKPVSAANTMNSGAIALAASA comes from the coding sequence TTGAACTGGATCACCAACTACGTTCGCCCGCGGATCAATTCCATGCTGGGCCGTCGCGAAGTGCCGGAGAACCTCTGGATCAAGTGCCCGGAAACCGGCGAGATGGTCTTCCACAAGGATCTGGAAGGCAACAAATGGGTCATTCCGGCCTCCGGCTATCACATGAAGATGCCGGCCAAGGCCCGCCTCGCCGATCTGTTCGACAACGGTGACTATGAATCGCTGCCGCAGCCGAAGGTCGCCCAGGACCCGCTGAAATTCCGCGATTCGAAGAAATATAGCGATCGCCTGCGCGACAGCCGCCTGAAGACCGAGCAGGAAGATACGATCCTTGCCGGGCTCGGAAAGGTGCAGGGGTTGAAACTCGTGGCGGTGGTGCACGAATTCAACTTTATCGGCGGTTCGCTCGGCATGGCCGCCGGCGAGGCGATCGTCAAGGCCTTCGAGCGTGCGACCTCGGAAAAGTGCCCGCTCGTCATGTTCCCCGCTTCCGGCGGCGCACGCATGCAGGAAGGCATCCTGTCGCTGATGCAGCTGCCGCGCACGACGGTTGCCGTCGACCTGCTGAAGGAATCCGGTCAGCCCTATATCGTCGTCCTGACCAACCCCACCACCGGCGGCGTCACGGCTTCCTATGCCATGCTCGGCGATATTCATCTGGCTGAGCCCGGCGCCGAAATCGGCTTTGCCGGCAAGCGCGTCATCGAGCAGACCTTGCGCGAAAAACTGCCCGAAGGCTTCCAGACCTCCGAATATCTGCTGGAACATGGTATGGTGGATATGGTCGTCAAACGCCACGATATCCCGGAAACGCTGGCACGCGTGCTTAAGATCCTGACGAAGAAGCCGGTTTCGGCGGCGAATACCATGAATAGCGGCGCGATCGCTCTGGCGGCGAGCGCCTGA
- the addA gene encoding double-strand break repair helicase AddA, with the protein MSDVTALPNDDDPGAWIGWTTIQQAIASDPERSAWVSANAGSGKTHVLTQRVIRLLLAGARPSAILCLTYTKAAASEMSNRVFERLADWVVLDDEALGRRITQIEGTAPDGIKLAEARRLFAKALETPGGLKIQTIHAFCEALLHQFPLEANVAGHFSVLDDRAAVALLSDARRALLTASAPEGDSALAEAFAYVLDLGDESGLENLLGDIVANRNAIRRFTAAAEQQGGVEMVLRERLGLTPDDTESRIAAQYWPLPELSGGMLELYLSLADQKGGAKAQEVAYGLRLAGRERDDAKRAEFLEKIFLTVKGEPKADSQFTVKAMLAEAPQLANAIAAARAHVAASRDRLKLMRMYGATHAALVLADRLNHDYEELKKQRSQLDFEDLITRTADLLTKSGVGPWIHYKLDRGIDHILVDEAQDTSPIQWSVIQSLAEDFFSGESARPIVRTLFAVGDEKQSIYSFQGARPERFSEESDRTRRRVSDSGQNFSSVRLPLSFRSTADVLEAVDHIFREPDNSRGLSALNEPVVHRSSRIGHPGAVDLWEMVAPEAVVKVEDWTAPFDATPESAPAAILARRIAHSIGALVGRETIIDKGKERLIEAGDILVLVRRRDAFVNALTRALKRRGDIPVAGADRLVLTSHIAVQDLLALGRFLLLPDDDLSLAAVLKSPLFDLSEDDIFAVAALRGDNESVWNHLKRFAADGTERFRAAVERLELFLRQSRSLSVHDFYARVLGSHGGRRQFLARLGTEVSDILDEFLTFTLDHESAGLPGLQSFISTLELEAPVVKREQDKGRNEVRIMTVHASKGLEAPIVFLVDGGSKAFTHTHLPKLRLIETDADEPPMPVWVPVSDLANSLTQNDAVRIQMLAEEEYRRLLYVAMTRAADRLVVCGYRGVRVSNDTWHMMISTALRDDHPHVEATTFSSPDGEWPGIKWRVPRVERSFERIDRSRERDSEERLPDGLLRPLPPQAELPRPLSPSGAGTIIDEDEGGLLVVSPLFGEKEPSDRSMEKGRLIHRMLQALPEIPPAERADAAGRYAERAARFWPEAERRKLVDSVLKLLDEEGLQAVLGSQAQPEVSIMGTLTLEDRRYAVSGRIDRLAVLADRVVILDYKTNRVPPATESAIPFAHRAQLAIYREILAPLYPDKPIECMLVYTENASLYTLSEKVLGLALAAVKTK; encoded by the coding sequence ATGAGTGACGTGACGGCGCTTCCCAACGACGACGATCCGGGCGCCTGGATCGGCTGGACGACGATCCAGCAGGCGATCGCCTCCGATCCCGAGCGCTCCGCATGGGTCTCGGCCAATGCCGGCTCCGGCAAGACGCATGTGCTGACCCAGCGCGTCATCCGGCTTTTGCTTGCCGGTGCGCGGCCGTCCGCCATTTTATGCCTCACCTATACCAAGGCTGCCGCCTCGGAAATGTCGAACCGCGTCTTTGAGCGGCTGGCGGACTGGGTGGTGCTCGACGATGAAGCTCTTGGCCGGCGGATCACCCAGATCGAGGGGACGGCGCCTGACGGAATTAAGCTCGCCGAGGCCCGCCGGCTGTTTGCCAAGGCGCTGGAGACACCCGGCGGACTGAAGATCCAGACGATCCACGCCTTTTGCGAGGCGCTGCTGCATCAATTTCCGCTGGAGGCCAACGTCGCCGGGCATTTCTCGGTTCTCGACGACCGCGCAGCAGTGGCGCTGCTTTCCGACGCCCGCCGGGCGCTGCTGACGGCTTCCGCGCCTGAGGGAGACAGCGCCCTTGCCGAGGCATTCGCCTATGTGCTCGATCTCGGCGACGAGTCCGGACTGGAGAACCTGCTCGGCGACATCGTCGCCAATCGCAACGCCATCCGTCGTTTCACCGCGGCGGCCGAACAGCAGGGCGGTGTCGAGATGGTTTTGCGCGAAAGGCTCGGTCTCACGCCCGATGACACCGAAAGCCGGATCGCAGCGCAATATTGGCCGCTGCCGGAGCTTAGCGGCGGCATGCTGGAGCTTTATCTGTCGCTTGCCGACCAGAAGGGCGGCGCGAAGGCGCAGGAAGTTGCCTACGGCCTCAGGCTTGCCGGGCGGGAACGCGATGATGCAAAACGCGCGGAGTTTCTCGAGAAAATCTTTCTGACGGTGAAGGGCGAACCGAAGGCGGATTCGCAATTCACGGTTAAGGCGATGCTTGCCGAAGCTCCGCAGCTGGCGAACGCCATCGCCGCGGCTCGCGCCCATGTCGCCGCAAGCCGCGACCGGCTGAAACTGATGCGGATGTACGGCGCCACGCATGCCGCCCTCGTGCTCGCCGACCGGCTGAATCACGACTATGAGGAATTGAAGAAGCAGCGCAGCCAGCTCGATTTCGAGGACCTGATCACCCGCACCGCCGACCTGCTGACGAAGAGCGGCGTCGGCCCCTGGATCCACTACAAGCTCGATCGCGGCATCGACCATATCCTCGTCGACGAGGCGCAGGATACCAGCCCGATCCAGTGGAGCGTCATCCAGTCGCTCGCCGAGGATTTCTTCTCCGGCGAAAGCGCCCGGCCGATCGTGCGCACGCTCTTTGCCGTCGGCGACGAGAAACAGTCGATCTATTCCTTTCAAGGGGCACGGCCGGAGCGGTTTTCCGAGGAAAGCGACCGGACGCGGCGGCGCGTGTCCGACAGCGGGCAGAATTTTTCCTCCGTGCGGCTGCCGCTTTCCTTCCGCTCGACCGCCGATGTGCTCGAGGCCGTCGACCATATTTTCAGGGAACCCGACAATTCGCGCGGCCTCAGCGCGCTTAACGAACCGGTCGTGCATCGCTCCAGCCGCATCGGGCATCCCGGCGCCGTCGATCTCTGGGAGATGGTCGCGCCTGAGGCGGTGGTCAAGGTGGAGGACTGGACGGCGCCCTTCGACGCGACGCCGGAAAGCGCGCCGGCCGCAATCCTGGCGAGGCGGATCGCCCATTCGATCGGCGCGCTCGTCGGCCGAGAGACGATCATCGACAAAGGCAAAGAGCGCCTGATCGAAGCTGGCGACATCCTGGTGCTGGTGCGCAGACGCGACGCCTTCGTCAATGCCTTGACGCGCGCCTTGAAACGCCGCGGCGACATTCCGGTCGCCGGCGCCGACCGACTGGTACTGACCAGCCATATCGCCGTGCAGGATCTGCTGGCGCTCGGCCGTTTCCTGCTGCTGCCGGACGACGATCTTTCGCTCGCCGCCGTGCTCAAAAGCCCGCTTTTCGATCTCTCCGAGGACGATATTTTTGCGGTCGCCGCCCTGCGCGGCGACAATGAGAGCGTCTGGAACCATCTCAAACGCTTCGCCGCCGACGGCACCGAGCGTTTCCGCGCGGCCGTGGAGAGGCTGGAGCTGTTCCTTCGCCAATCCAGGAGCCTGTCGGTTCATGATTTCTATGCGCGTGTGCTGGGCAGCCATGGCGGGCGGCGGCAATTCCTGGCCCGGCTCGGCACCGAAGTCAGCGATATTCTCGACGAATTCCTGACCTTCACGCTCGACCACGAGAGCGCCGGCCTTCCCGGGCTGCAATCCTTCATCTCGACGCTGGAGCTCGAAGCCCCGGTCGTCAAGCGCGAGCAGGATAAAGGGCGCAACGAAGTGCGGATCATGACGGTGCATGCCTCCAAGGGTCTCGAGGCTCCGATCGTTTTCCTGGTCGACGGCGGTTCGAAGGCCTTCACCCATACCCATCTGCCGAAGCTACGCCTGATCGAGACCGACGCCGACGAGCCGCCAATGCCCGTCTGGGTTCCGGTCTCCGATCTCGCCAATTCGCTGACGCAGAACGACGCCGTTCGTATCCAGATGCTCGCGGAAGAAGAATACCGCCGATTGCTCTATGTCGCCATGACGCGTGCCGCCGACCGGCTGGTCGTCTGCGGCTATCGCGGCGTGCGTGTGAGCAACGACACCTGGCATATGATGATCTCGACGGCGCTGCGCGACGACCATCCGCATGTCGAGGCGACCACATTCTCCAGTCCCGATGGCGAATGGCCGGGGATCAAATGGCGTGTGCCGCGGGTGGAACGAAGCTTCGAGCGTATCGACCGCAGCCGGGAGCGCGACAGCGAGGAGAGGCTGCCGGACGGTCTGTTGCGGCCATTGCCGCCGCAGGCCGAGCTGCCCCGGCCGCTTAGCCCCTCCGGCGCCGGGACGATCATCGATGAAGACGAGGGCGGCTTGCTCGTCGTTTCGCCGCTGTTCGGCGAGAAGGAGCCCAGCGATCGGTCAATGGAGAAGGGCCGGCTGATCCATCGCATGCTGCAGGCGCTTCCGGAAATTCCGCCTGCGGAGCGGGCCGATGCCGCAGGCCGCTATGCCGAACGGGCGGCGCGGTTCTGGCCGGAAGCCGAACGCCGCAAGCTCGTCGATTCGGTTCTGAAACTATTGGACGAAGAGGGTCTGCAGGCCGTCCTCGGTTCGCAGGCCCAGCCCGAGGTCTCGATCATGGGAACGCTGACGCTTGAAGACAGACGTTATGCCGTCTCCGGCCGCATCGACCGGCTTGCCGTCCTTGCCGATCGGGTCGTCATCCTCGATTACAAGACCAATCGGGTGCCGCCGGCGACAGAGTCGGCCATCCCCTTCGCCCACCGGGCACAGCTGGCGATCTATCGCGAGATCCTGGCGCCGCTCTATCCCGACAAGCCGATCGAGTGCATGCTCGTCTATACCGAGAACGCCTCGCTTTACACGCTGAGCGAAAAGGTACTCGGTTTGGCGCTTGCAGCGGTCAAGACAAAGTGA
- a CDS encoding bifunctional folylpolyglutamate synthase/dihydrofolate synthase: MIPRGQTAVSEAAQEIDKLMGLHPKGFDLSLDRIIRLLDVLGNPHRKLPPVIHVAGTNGKGSVTAFCRALLEAGGYSAHVHTSPHLVNWHERYRIGVAGGRGQLVDDAVFAEALRRVADANGGQHITVFEILTAVTFILFSEQPADAAIIEVGLGGRFDATNVISDPAVSVIMPISLDHQPYLGDRVELIAAEKAGIMKPGLPVVIGHQEYDAALDVLMSTAERLHCPSAVFGQDFMAHEEYGRLVYQDEFGLADLPLPRLPGRHQYANAAAAIRAVKAAGFTVTETMMEKAMNSVEWPGRLQRLGEGRLLAHAPAGAEIWIDGGHNPGAGEVIAEAMANFEERQSRPLFLIIGMINTKDPVGYFKAFAGLVEKVFCVPIRGSEAMIDPVILSNAAYDAGLVAEPMSTVGEALEAIKAVTDPEGLPPRILVGGSLYLVGDVLSDNGTPPK, from the coding sequence TTGATACCCAGAGGCCAAACCGCGGTGAGTGAGGCAGCACAGGAGATCGACAAGCTCATGGGATTGCATCCCAAGGGTTTTGATCTGTCTCTCGACCGCATCATCCGTCTTCTCGATGTGCTCGGCAATCCGCACCGGAAACTGCCGCCGGTGATCCATGTCGCCGGCACAAACGGCAAGGGGTCGGTCACCGCCTTCTGCCGCGCTCTGCTCGAAGCCGGCGGCTACAGCGCTCACGTTCACACCTCGCCACATCTCGTCAATTGGCACGAGCGTTATCGCATCGGTGTGGCGGGCGGGCGCGGGCAGCTTGTCGATGACGCCGTCTTTGCCGAGGCCCTGCGGCGTGTGGCCGATGCCAATGGCGGACAGCACATCACCGTCTTCGAAATCCTGACGGCGGTCACCTTCATCCTGTTTTCCGAACAGCCGGCCGATGCCGCGATCATCGAAGTCGGCCTCGGCGGCCGCTTCGACGCCACCAATGTCATTTCCGATCCGGCCGTCTCGGTGATCATGCCCATTTCGCTGGATCATCAGCCCTATCTCGGCGACAGGGTCGAACTGATCGCCGCCGAAAAGGCCGGCATCATGAAGCCGGGGCTTCCTGTCGTCATCGGCCACCAGGAATATGACGCGGCACTCGACGTGCTGATGTCGACGGCCGAACGGCTGCATTGCCCGAGCGCCGTCTTCGGGCAGGATTTCATGGCGCATGAGGAATATGGCCGGCTCGTCTATCAGGACGAATTCGGTCTTGCCGACCTGCCGTTGCCGCGCCTTCCAGGCCGCCATCAATATGCCAATGCCGCCGCCGCCATCCGCGCCGTCAAGGCGGCGGGTTTCACCGTCACCGAGACGATGATGGAAAAGGCGATGAATTCGGTGGAATGGCCGGGCCGGCTGCAGCGCCTGGGCGAGGGCCGGCTGCTGGCGCATGCGCCCGCCGGCGCCGAGATCTGGATCGATGGCGGGCACAATCCCGGTGCCGGCGAAGTGATCGCCGAAGCCATGGCCAATTTCGAGGAGCGCCAGTCGCGGCCGCTTTTCCTCATCATCGGCATGATCAACACCAAGGACCCGGTCGGCTATTTCAAAGCCTTCGCCGGCTTGGTCGAGAAGGTCTTCTGCGTGCCGATCCGCGGCAGCGAGGCGATGATCGACCCGGTGATCTTGTCGAACGCCGCTTATGATGCCGGCTTGGTTGCCGAACCGATGTCGACAGTCGGTGAGGCGCTCGAAGCGATAAAGGCCGTTACCGATCCGGAGGGTCTGCCGCCGCGCATCCTCGTCGGCGGCTCTCTCTATCTCGTCGGCGATGTGCTGTCGGACAACGGCACGCCGCCGAAATGA